From Vibrio splendidus, a single genomic window includes:
- a CDS encoding hotdog family protein, whose product MTDIPSVDQLLPHDDPMILIDRAISVEALSIHCQVDIGAHNLFFNADTQTVPAYVGIEFMAQSVAAWSGYHAIKNGTTPPIGFLLGSRRYKSLCDQFSQGQTLDIYAEQLMEDSGMAVFTARVEDQGELVAQCQLNVYVPTEQKLQEMKTRSPS is encoded by the coding sequence ATGACTGATATCCCTTCTGTAGACCAACTCCTCCCACATGATGACCCGATGATATTAATCGATCGTGCTATCAGCGTAGAGGCGTTATCGATTCACTGCCAAGTGGATATTGGAGCACATAACCTGTTCTTTAACGCAGACACTCAAACCGTACCCGCTTATGTTGGTATCGAGTTTATGGCGCAGTCGGTTGCCGCTTGGTCTGGATACCACGCGATAAAAAACGGCACCACTCCACCCATCGGCTTCTTACTGGGTTCTCGTCGTTACAAATCACTTTGTGACCAATTTTCTCAAGGACAAACCCTTGATATCTACGCCGAGCAACTGATGGAAGACAGTGGCATGGCCGTGTTTACCGCCAGAGTCGAAGACCAAGGCGAATTGGTGGCTCAATGCCAACTTAATGTCTATGTGCCAACTGAACAAAAATTACAAGAAATGAAAACTAGGAGCCCATCATGA